AGGCGAAAAAATGGgagaagtagagagagagaaaaaagagagacaatGATGAGAGGTTTATGGATAATTTACAGGAAAGCAGGAACCTCAGTTCCTCTATAATGACTGGCTAGAGATGCGCCGCGAGCTCTATTTGCTGTCAAACAGTATTTCTACGTTTGCAAAATGGTTCCATACACCTTTTCACAGATAGTGCGTCTCCGGTTCTAGGAAATTCAAGCACGCGGTTTGTGCGATGTACGATTTTCCAAATTACACGTGTTATTACTACTTCCGCGCAAGTCTggtttaaaatgtaaaaataaactTATGGTGAATGTATTATTATGCTTctctattattatttttttgttcactgCTTTTACAGTACCTCTTGAAAGATGAACCTCTTTTCTACTCCTCTCTTTAGGTAAATTGTTTAGCAGCAATTCACATTCCGTTGGTATTGTTTACCAACCACATCCTCCCACCAtttatttgattaaattcttttccaattttgtGTTTATGTTCAAACTGCTACAATACTGTACTTCTGTGCGTTTTTATCCGGCAACATACATTAGTCGATAAGGATACCACAATTGGAGAGGCACAATGGGAGAATTGGTGTATTCAATTTACCCTAATCCAACATAACTTTGTATCaatcactctctttctctctctctctctctctcgctcttctctcTAGCGCTCGTCAGTAGTTTATAGtataaacaataataaaagaaTTTTGGGCAACTAGAAGAGACATTAGCGGAGAGTGAACGTTTGCATAACGAACATGAATTGTTCTAAGATAGTTGACGAACAAATTGggcaaaaagcgaaacacttACGCCACCGGTTGGGTTAGGGGAATGGTAATACACAGTCAGTCACCGGAACGTTTAATGGTGTGAGTAATTAGCAAAGcggaaacataaaataaatgtatttCAAACCAATATAACGGCTGTTTCTTATCTGCTTTGAAAATTTAACATGTTTAACCTTAAAATTTTGTCTTTTACAGCCTATGAAAACCCAATCTGAATTTGAAGGAGATTGAGAAAACAGTGTAAATGAAGTCTCGAGAAGATTAATTGGCATGTTGTGAATTTGGGTGTAACTACAAGTACAACCAAATAAGTTCTTTCTTAGTCAATTCAAGTGCACCGTCGAAGTTCTTTCGAATAATCATACCAACAAATGAATGGAATTCGAAAGTAAGCATACTCGAATGCAGTAGAGCATTCGCATTATCCTTTATTGGCCTCGTATTGAGCAGCGACGGCCTGATTCGCCGGAGCGCAAAAGAAGGACAACGGGAAACTAGTCAGATGTACGTTCTATTAGGAAAGGAGGAGTATGGGAACGTGGAAGGATATATTAAACCATGGAACTACTACAACATTATAGTTTATTCGTGATTGAATAATATGTTTGCTCTCGAATCGATTCCCACACTTTGCATCACATACTCTTCATCGCTGAACTCATCGTTACATCAGCAACTCATCATTTTTGTCCATATTGCATTCATGTTCGGGACATTGATAACCTAACTTGCGTAAAAGTCTTTCACGATTGAAGGGAGATTCATAATTCTGTTTTCGTTCTAACCAATATAGAGCTCTGGAGCAGATACGGCGATACTCCTCGTTACCTATCGTTTCGGTTCTCCTAACCTTCCATTAGACTAACTACACTCTTCGTTTTGAAGCACACTTCCTGTAATTATCGGATTCGTCTACGTTGCATCCCCAGGTATCCCGCATTCTAACGTATTACTGACCATGGTTCGCACGACATTCAAATAGCTTTAATGTTTCAAGAATAATGATTTCTCCTACTGTCGATGTAAATGAAGTGAAGAAAAATAACACATAAAAATGGTGGTGCAGatatgtgatgtgatgtggaACGAAAGCGTGTTTCTGCcaagcaaaaaataataaagaacaGGCATTCGATCCACACTCAAACATAACAGAGATCATTGAAGTTTGAAATCTTTCTTCAGTGGCCTTCAGTCGTCCgattaacgaaaaaaaaactcatgaCGAAAGTGAAATCCAAATAAATTACCAATAAGCTAGGAGTTGTTAGATCGTAACACTTTTCTTATCTTTACAGCATCATGCATCGACTGAGTCCGTTTCATCCAAAGAACACCTATCTATCCATCTATCgattcacacacacgattACACTTTCTTACTCTTCTGCTTTTCATTTGGCATCCTATTTCCTGCACGAACCTTCACCTCCCACTGCTGAGCTCAATCacttggttttgtttataaatgCTTTATGCTCGTGGATACATACTGCAACGGGAAAGATAGTCAAGTGGGAAGGTGGTGGACACTACATAGTCGTGATaacattcttctttcttttagCGAAAGCGCGTTCTGGTTATAGGTGAAGAAAACACTAAGTCTTTTCCTGCATCCATCCCGTTCACAGTAAACGCTCACGCTCATTCTGATTGAAGCCCTGTTTTGCCAATGTCGTTGCAAAAGGTTTTACAAATTAGCATAAAAAGAGGCAACACACTAgaccaccacaaccagctGGGATAGGGAAGGGGTGTGGTTCTTCCTAAACTCATTTGGTTGAAGGTATCACCGAAACGTGTGGCCGTGGTGTGCGTGGTACCTAAATCGATGGTTTTTCCGTCTTCGAGCGCGTCTTTGGGACCTTTTCTGGTTTCTTGGTGCGCGGTAGAGTTGTGCAGCTGGCCGACATCTTTTCCTGGAAAGTAAGAAAAAGTTCCGGTAAGTGATTGGTGGCCGCTATTTGCACGaagtacattttttttaatactagCTCATGATCACGACGGTTTGTATCAGCACAAATGAAACTGTCGCAGCATCCAACATGCTATTTCAAATCGCAAAAATTACATTACGTAGAATGCATTATGAAAATGCACACAAATGAACATGGAATTTAGATGAGAAGCAATATGCACTTGTGATTGTGACCGTGGATTCAAAGCGATCGATGTCTCGAAgattaaatgtaaattaatgAATGCCGTATGTAACAGGAATCGCAGAGAAACTTCCTCGATCCTCGCAAAGCGTCCatgagaaatggaaaagccaTATAGCTAAAGAGAAGGCTCGAAATAGTAAGATCACAATGACAAATGTGTATTTAACAGAGCCTACTTCTCTTCGAGCAATGCGGGTGCATTGAGATGGATTCCAGCTGCGCATAAACTCATCAGCCTAGCATGAGCACTTGGATTGCGTGTCATGCTACGTGGCGACGTTAGTACATTTTATAATTCTCGGCCGCACTAATCCACTACAAACTGCCATTCTATTAGTGACGAACACATGGAGCAATGTGGACTCTCGATTCGATGATTAAAATATCAAACATAAATTCATAaccggaaacacacaaaaatcgAAACTCAAATGAACGAAACAGATGCACACAAATACGTGAACATAAAGGAAACTCAGGAAACAAAAGATAGAAGCCACACGTAGCCTAACCTTCCACATGCCAGCGATCAGTCGATCGGTTTAGATTTGCGTTTCTCTCGGATGTCCGCCGGCCGTAGTGGACGATGGAAGCGGAGAAGCGTCTCTAGCACGATTGCTACCGCCAATACCATCGCTACCGTGTCCCTTAAACATTCCCGTCAATGAGCTCATGAACTTCTTCGATTTGGTCTTATCGGATGGAGACACCGAAggagaggaggacgaggaatcTGCCACGacattcgttggttttctttcgGCCGATTGGCATCTACTAGGAGCAACCGGGGGAGTTGCTAAGGTTGTTTTCGTGACAGCCGATCGCTCACGGATCACCAACATTTCCGGGGCCGGTTGTGGCGgcacgggaggaggaggtaccGGAGGTGCCATACGTTGTTTGCCAAAGGAGGCATGCTTTCGGGGTTGCGCAATAGGACCACTACTTCCACTGCACTCTGAGAGAGCCAAAGACGATGTCGATGAAGCCAAATTGGTCGCTGGACATTCCAGCAACGTTGGAGGTTCTTGTACTGGAGCTAATAACTCTGACAACGAGCTCTTTGTTTCCGAAGTGGAGATACTCGATGGTACCTCTTCCATGCGCTTATCCGCATCGGAAACTGGTTTCTCATCTGTTGCAGCTGTTTCTGGAGCATCTGCGCTCTCTGGTAGGTTTTCATCCGTTGTGGTTGGTTCTGAGATGATAACTGAAGCTTCCTGGTGCACAACAGTCGGCACAACGTCTATGTCTCCAACAGGTTTCGATAGAGCGTCTGAACGAGGCAGCTCCGAAGCGACACTATCATCCGCAGTAGATTCCTGGACTTCAACGTTATTTTCCGTAGGAACTTTGTTCTCTGTCACTTCTGCCGATGGCACCTCTTGCTCGATCAATTCTACCTCCTGAAACTCATCTTCGTCGTTTGACGAGAGAGAAATGGTGTCCTGGAATTCGTCGTACACCGTTTGCGACCGTTCCGTGATCACTTCACCCGTTTTAATAGATTCACCCAGTTCGTTGTCGGTCACTTGCAACAGTGTTGGATTCTCCTCCCTTTCTACGGCATTTGTTGGAACATCAACTACTTCTGTCGCTTTTGGCTCGGCATGCTCCTTGGGAACCTGCTCAACGCGATCGGTCATCTCCTGGCGCTTTTGTTGCTCCATCCACTGAAGGAATTTCCGATACTTTTCACGCTCTTCGAGCGGAACATTAGCTAGCGATGGTTCAAACTGGGACTGGGAAGCATTGGAGTAAATGGGCGCGGCCCCAGCAGAGATTCGTTGCTGAGCGATAAACGTTTCCCCAGCCTGCGTAATGGCTGGCAGTGAACCATTTACCGGTAATTCGTAGACACTGGCTCGCGGAGGGCCACCACCGAATGCATAACTATTGTTGCCCTCACGGTCATAGTAGTCAAACCTACCATCGTCAATCTCGTAATCATCCTTGGCAAAATGAAATAGCAAAACAAAGTAAGAAAAacccgaagaaaaaaaaccaaatagtCGATGAAGAAACTAATGAAGCACTCCATTTTGTGACATCGCCCTAGTAGTAAGATCGCAGATCGAGAATTTCGCAATAATCTTCACTGTGTAGATCGAGAGCTTGAAAGAAACTCCTGCACTTCTAAACAGCTGCTATACTTACCTCCCGTGTTTTCGATTTCAGCCGTGGCCGGGCGGTGTTACTCATCGAAGCTGTTCGGCTGAGTCCTGGTTCAGCACTCGAGTATCCCGAGCTGATATCATCCGACGATCGAATGTAGCTGCAATGGGACAAACATTTCAGCACCATTGACTACGAAATGGGAGCAACAGAGGATCGATGTATGTACTAACTTGTATGGCGGAGCCGCGGCACCTTGGTAAGGTGTTCCGGCGATTTCCACTTCTGGGAAGTACATATCCATCTGCCGGTTGCCGGACGAAGAGCGGGAGCTCTTCGAGCGCAATACACGCTGTGACCGGGGGACAATCTCGTCAACTTCATCCTGTGTTCGCTGGGTATCCGGTTCCGAAAGATCGCTCAAGCTGTAGCTCTTGCGTAGCGTTTGAAccagtccaccaccaccctatTAACGGAGTAGATAGGATAAGATAAGAGGTCACTTCGCGTAGAGATGTATTTGTGTGGCCTATTCAgctttttcatttatttagcATGACTTCTCTGCTAGCAATATTGTTAACAATCTATATATTTATTGGTGATAATGGGAGTGCGTTGAGGTAcagtgtgatgatggtgattacAATTTAGTCAAACAATataatttacaaaacaaaaggtaATAAGAAAACGACAAGAAACCAAAACAGCCAACATACATACCAACAGAATCGGAAGAACAAATTTAACAAACGAAGTTGGCGGCGTAACTATAGCTCGAAGCTATAGAAGATAGCTCGATTGTTCGGCGTCTTAAGCGGCGCACCAAGTAGGCCACTAATTGCGGTTTAGTGAAGCGTAACTTACCTACTTCGATTGGCTCAACAGAAGGCTACAGCGAAGGTGAAACACATCGACTTGTTGGACAAAGCATCTAGTACGCGTGAGTCtgcgtttgtttgtgattAATATGCAGCGTAAGCGTGCCTGATATGTACAAGTCGGAAAGCATTTTTGAGATTTATTtcttcaatgtttttttttctacgatAGTTAATCATTTTCACAAACATCAGTCCTAGAGCGTCCTTTGATTGTGATTGGCCGAGCGACCGCCCTGAAAAAAAGGTCTAAATGATATCCGTGGTGACTCATGCCTAACAAAACTCTTCTACTGCTTATAAAATCAACTTATGCTTGCTATTCAACGTACTCCTGCCTACACGCCAATTACTTTCGAAATCCTAACATTCACTCCTGCTTTTGTTCCTTCGTTTATATGTATTCTAACCTCTTGATTTAAATAGATTTTGTCCGTGTCACACTGATGTGCTGTTTCGACATTGCTAATCGTCGTAGATACATGATTGTGCATAAAAGTACTGAATACGTAAGAATAAAGATTTTTGAGATTTATGCTTTTGAACACAATTTGTTTGAGCATTTTGGACATGGTTAAAAAAACCAatctttttctatttgttcAAGATACTCTAAAGTGAATCCTAATCTGTCTGCTGCTTATATTTGGTGTACTAATCAGATTCTTCGCGTGCAACCAGCATTCGTGGTACTgacagttgttgttggtgctgcggctgctgctgctgctgttgctgcaaattGCTAACATGGTTTGCAAGCGCTATATACTGAAGCGGTTCTTGAGCCACGTGCtgcgaagaagagaaagaacgcGTCATGGCCCATCGACGTAACAGTGCCAACATGACCAACACATTAAGTTCTAATGGACTCCGCACACCTTGTTAATCACAATTTTGGCTCCTCCATCAGTCGTCGGTAGAGAGGATATTGCGATCAGCGGGCCTTAACATACAGTTAACGTAACAACAAGGATTAGCTAGAGTTAATAGTATCTAAAACACAAACGGCATTACTATAAACGGAATTCGGCTGATCGAGTCTTAATATTGGGAATGAATTGTTGGACgattttacaaacaaaacttGGCAGCCGACGAGCTCTCCGAAGTATGGTGGTCCCATGCTTTGTAACGAGCTTTCGGTAACAAAGTTGGGGGTCACTAGTTGGTTCCATCTTATTTTCTTAGGTCTCTCTTAGGTTAATCCCTGCCGTACGAAGAAAAGGACACCCTATGTTGTTCCCTCTTCTACTCCACTTCCATCCCATCCGTGGCACTGCCCGAGTCTTTACGGACCTTTTTGCGACCACGCGCCGCTGTACCCGTAGTAGTCGTTGTGGAGGTATTGGTGGTTGATTTGGTTAGTCCTGTCGTTGTTGCCGCTGACTCAGCTGATCGTGTATTGCTTTTCTTCTTAGCCCGTTCCGTTCCTATCTGGGCGGTaggttttcgtttcgtaacCTTCGAGGTACCACCGACACTCACCGTCGATCGGgtgctaccaccatcatccgaaTCATCGGCATTAATGGCGGCCGCTATGGTGACGGCGGCTCGACCAGCGGCCGCCCTTCGACTTCTTTGTGCCGTACCTTCAACATTCCGTTGGTCACTAACAACATCCTGTAGCAGGTACGCGGTTTCGGCTGCCAGAAACCtttccgcttcctcctcctcactgTCCAGCTCGTAGATGATGGCGTGCTGGTTAATAGTGGTGGCAGCACCATCCCGGGTTACGCTGCGACTAGTTGATGATCGTGTCGATCGTCCTTCCGCTGCTACCGTACTCCGATTTAGAGCAGAATCAACCGACTGCGAGCGACGGACGCGCGTCAACGTGGCAACAGTTGAGTCATACGGCGGAGAAGATGCGACGatagtaccaccaccaacacctccaTCATGCTCGTCGTGATGTTCTCGCGCGCGAATGGCCGATCTCGATGGGCCGGCCACATTTCCAGCCATGCTCGCAGCAGCTGTCGCAGCGATTAGTAGCGAATTATCGGACTGACTGAGCCGCATCATGCCATGCACCGGCGTGTGTGCTTTAGTGCCAAAAGCCTTTTAGCAGGGTCAGCCGCATAGGGGGTAgggtcgttgtcgtggttAGTGATTCCAATTTGCATTTTGGATTTCGCAACAAACGGTAAACGtaaaaacggagaaaagaaaatgacaaAAGAAAAGATCGAATTTTGGTTGGTGATGTTGTTTGGAGGAAGGCAATGGATTAGAGAGCGCTAAAGCGAGGAATGTCGTACCGGCAAAGTGAAAGATGCATTCTATTGCATTTTGCACGTGTGTTCGTTATTTGCCGAATTATAAGGCAGAATATGTTAAACATATTACAAATTAACACAACATTTTCTAAACTCGTAACACAAAGTTAAGCAAAATTGTACAACGTTAAACGATCGGTATATGAGGTGTGAAGTGCGTGTGAGTGGTTAACGTTTAAACCGAAGAGTAAACGAGCGCGTTGCGCTCTGTagcagatttgttttttttttggttgcctTCTTCAGAAATATTGTACAGATTTCGCCACAAACATCGCATTCGTCGTGTGCTCCTGTACTTACCTTAATGGCCGTTTGCATGATCACGTTGGTGGCATAGTTGACACCCTTCGAACCGAGCTGCAGTACCGCGGTGTAACCTTTCTCTTTGGCTTGATTGATGTAGTCATCGATTTCCTATTTCGTTGAAGTAAAATATAAATGTAATGCATTAGCAGGAAGGTTAATTTCATACGAGATAACGTTGGTAACAGTTTCACAATTCAAGGAAGGAATCGAAGGTCGCTGAAAATCATAGTAGGTGATAGTACGAGACATTTCACGGATTTATGATCGTAGTAGACATAGGCTGTAATTTCGCCCCACTTTTACAGAAGATACTGTGTTACGAGTAGCAATCAGCCATTCAGAATCATtcgaaaatcatttcctttgGTAGCAGATAGGACATAGGAGAGGCAAATTGAGATGGaacgacggtatcgacattaattaaaaaactaATCCTATTCTCCACACAAATATCACTTCTAGGTAAGTTCTTCAATGCTTTATTgtacaaaaaatcattaaaatttgTTCCAACGCAGTACCATTCAACACAATGATAGATCAAAATAGGATTACAAACTTTCACTATTTCGCTCGGAATAATTGGCCATTTGCCTAGCTCATCCCCTCTTTGCCGTATCATTTTTGCCCTTcctataaaaacaaaataaaatcccaGATTTGCAAACGTACTCACCTGTTCACGCCGTGTCAGCATCGGATGGACGAACTTGCGGTAGAGCGTCGAGCTGCCACGTGTGGCCGGCGAGAGCAACCACAGGACGATGATGACCTTAATCTCGTAGTAGAACGGGAACCATGACAGCAGTATATCGGTGAATGTTTCGATGCAGGTAAAGAAGGCGAATACGATCCAGTACATCATCCACTTGACCTAAtagcagaagaggaaaagtGAACGTTAGTGACGTCGACAGTGTCGCGGATCATCAACCAACCTCTTATGGACCCAGATACTTACATACTCCTTGACA
This sequence is a window from Anopheles darlingi chromosome 3, idAnoDarlMG_H_01, whole genome shotgun sequence. Protein-coding genes within it:
- the LOC125957902 gene encoding receptor expression-enhancing protein 1 isoform X2 — its product is MISAIVSRLVILLFGTLYPAYASYKAVRTKNVKEYVKWMMYWIVFAFFTCIETFTDILLSWFPFYYEIKVIIVLWLLSPATRGSSTLYRKFVHPMLTRREQEIDDYINQAKEKGYTAVLQLGSKGVNYATNVIMQTAIKGGGGLVQTLRKSYSLSDLSEPDTQRTQDEVDEIVPRSQRVLRSKSSRSSSGNRQMDMYFPEVEIAGTPYQGAAAPPYNYIRSSDDISSGYSSAEPGLSRTASMSNTARPRLKSKTREEKMSASCTTLPRTKKPEKVPKTRSKTEKPSI
- the LOC125957902 gene encoding F-actin-monooxygenase MICAL3 isoform X1 — translated: MISAIVSRLVILLFGTLYPAYASYKAVRTKNVKEYVKWMMYWIVFAFFTCIETFTDILLSWFPFYYEIKVIIVLWLLSPATRGSSTLYRKFVHPMLTRREQEIDDYINQAKEKGYTAVLQLGSKGVNYATNVIMQTAIKGGGGLVQTLRKSYSLSDLSEPDTQRTQDEVDEIVPRSQRVLRSKSSRSSSGNRQMDMYFPEVEIAGTPYQGAAAPPYNYIRSSDDISSGYSSAEPGLSRTASMSNTARPRLKSKTREDDYEIDDGRFDYYDREGNNSYAFGGGPPRASVYELPVNGSLPAITQAGETFIAQQRISAGAAPIYSNASQSQFEPSLANVPLEEREKYRKFLQWMEQQKRQEMTDRVEQVPKEHAEPKATEVVDVPTNAVEREENPTLLQVTDNELGESIKTGEVITERSQTVYDEFQDTISLSSNDEDEFQEVELIEQEVPSAEVTENKVPTENNVEVQESTADDSVASELPRSDALSKPVGDIDVVPTVVHQEASVIISEPTTTDENLPESADAPETAATDEKPVSDADKRMEEVPSSISTSETKSSLSELLAPVQEPPTLLECPATNLASSTSSLALSECSGSSGPIAQPRKHASFGKQRMAPPVPPPPVPPQPAPEMLVIRERSAVTKTTLATPPVAPSRCQSAERKPTNVVADSSSSSPSVSPSDKTKSKKFMSSLTGMFKGHGSDGIGGSNRARDASPLPSSTTAGGHPRETQI